aCAGTTTTTGGCTTGTTAATGTGAACAAAGAATCCCTTGACAACCTGCATGTACTAAAATACATCACATATGAATATATACAGTTCTACATTGTGTTTTGGTACAAAAATCTTaaccaaaagtccaaaataTTAACTAACTGGATGCAGTTACATTGAGACATATAGTATAGTGATGTGgggtggagtttttttttttttttttttttatagcagaaCACTCTTGCTATTATTCAGAGTATCACATTTTACATGTTTGACAGAAAGACACTTATTACTGCTTTTCCCAGACGGCTAAAAATAAGTCAAAATGTTGGACCATGTGGCACAATCAAAAAGCCCTCTTCCAAATTTCAGCCCTTTCGTCACCAAAGACTACCACCAAAAACTAGGCGTGACCAAATTTTTTGTTGGATAAAATGAAGTGCCATCAGCTGGAAGCAGTACGCAACAGCTGAACGACAGAATAAACAACCTCTTCATGACcttcaaaatgaaatattacaatTTTGAAACAAagccaaataaaataattagtgTGCTTAATAGATATGGCGAAACTTCTTCAATGGTTTATTAATTATCTTTTATGTAGCAATCAAAATCGAACAAATTCTGTACTAGAATAAagagaatattttttattactccACCATATTAATAAAATGGGCTGTTTTTTAtgtcttgtgcttttttttttttaacttaacaaAACAAATCGGTAATCATGCTTTAGACAGCGCTGGACTTACCTGTCTTGGTGAggttataattattttataagcCAGTGGCTCTCAAAGTGGGGTTCAGGGACCCCTAGGGATTCACGAAGCTTAACCAGTaagtctgtgatttttaaaagaaaaaagaatatatttagagcagtggaaatcacaacccaacattatcaaagttatcatatttattattgagtttctTTAGTTAATATAGCTATTTGATTGGTGActtgaattaaatgggtttaatccaaacctcaataactcaaaaaacaAGCAGGCCTATAAATATTGCcctaataaatagacaaaatattactgtacacatatagataatgttcatgaaataagtCTGTCCATTTTTACAGTTGAAGGGGCCCTAGCGACAAACTGTTTGAGAACTCCTGATATATAAGCAGATTCAGAGGTGAGGATACTTTCTTATTTTCTATAAGTGCAAGAAATTATTTCCTTTAACCCAATGGTATCTCAGTATAATTTACTCTCACATTTAACAGGGCATGTGTTAAGTAGTATTTGTTCCTCTGCTGCCCAGTCTATGAGAAACCacagtaaaatattattgtgtAAACAATACTGGGTAAATAAACATGATGCATAGGAACATCACGTAATTTCGTTTTCATGCAGTCAGATCCAGATCTGAAAGCTGAGACTATGACGTCAGATCAGGAATCTGATGGTAAGCGGTGAAAGATCCTCGGATTCATAGTGATAAAACCTGTATAACCATGATCTGAACTAAAGTAAAATGGGAACATGTTTAATTTCACAATTCAGGGTTTTATGCTTTATTGTAGGCTATAGAACTTTTAGTGCTTGGTAGACGATTAGCCTAGGGCATCACCTCTTGTCGAAACTTGTTGATCCGGTTTGAACCTAGATTCCTACTTAGTCAGAGTGAAAATAATAGACCATGTCCAAACAGAAACATACAGAAACCTAACCCTTATAACATTTCtcacacattattacacaatCAGGCCATTCATCATATTGAGGCATTCTACACTTGTCTTTTGAGCAAGGAGATGTGgaaaatacactgaaatattaGTAGGTCTACTGCATGTTCATTTCACTTATAACCATAAccacaagcaaacacacacacaagaggaaGTGCAACATTTGTTGAAGTTGTTACCACACCAGCCCTCAAACAAACCTACTGTCAATGCTTTTACTAGAATATTGAAGGTTCTGGTAGACTATCTAACAAACCGATACtagtttttaatctttaaaataaagattcttttgagaatatatacatattaaatgtgctttaactgGATATGGAAGTCacaggatctttttttttttttttttttgtgagaaaaataactgatttttaaaaatccctgGATGGATCAGTAAGAGAAATTTTAGACttttagaaaacattttattaaacagtCTAATCATAGAGAGAACTAATCAAGCTGAAGATGCTGTGCTTAATGGATGCTGGATTACTGTTTTAAATTGGTGATCATAAAATCCCTGTAAAGGACTAATAAACTAACAAATGTATTTTACCGTATGAAATGTTCAGCTTTAGGTGATGTACAcgctcaggggaaaaaaaagggtatTAATATGGAAGGATATTATAATGGTCAATTACAAATGtatgcaaaattaaagaaacCTTGAACGAAACTCATTTTCGCATGTAGCCGAAACAGGAGCTGTGCCATATATGGTAATGAGGAAGTGAGGCAAGTCTTTCTAATTTCCCCGCCCACATTCTGATCTCACCTGACGTTGCTTTACACGCACAGTATAATTAGTCACTTGCACGAAGTTGATGTTAGTACAGAGGAATAAGGTGAGGAGgtatgttgttctgtgtttaaaAAGCTGCTTATGGCTGAGAGGAATAAGCACGTACTTTGGATTATAGCTACATTTGAGGCCTTTGAAGGGAACTAAATTCACACCTTAAtttgaagagtttttttttttctctcgaacGGTATAACATCTTGTACGGTCCTTGGTTTTTGAGTGTTATTTGTCTCCTCTTTACAGCTCACATCCAAGATGAAGGATATAATTGTTCTGTGTCTTCTGGCGTTCGTAGCTGGAGCTTCTGCACAATGTAAGTGGTTTTATGACTTGTTTTATGACTTATGTGCGATAACATGGTTATCTGTTGTAGAGTTTGTAAATCTCACATCGACTATAAAGTTGTAAAAAAGGCAACTGAGATTGGGCTTACCGTTTTTCTTTGTGAAATGATGTATTGGTAAGTAGCAGGACGCTAAACAAACAGGTAAGGCCTACAGGTAGAGGTGGGGGAGGGGCGCGGCTTTCAGTGTCGCTGCACCTGATTTCAATGAAGCTCCTAAAATGGCTCCTGCAGGTTGCCACACCCGTGTCTCTTCAGCGCCCAGTCCCTACCAACCAAAAGCTCGTTCTTTTCCTCAGTGGTCACAAAATATTAGCATTTTCGTAATAGTAAAGTAATATTATTCATAATACTGGTTTCATAATATCGCCCTATTATGAAACCAGCACTGGTTTCATAAGTTTCATAACTATTAATTTTAACCCTGCAGGTTCATGCAGAACCATGAAATGGGCGACCTGTGATGGAACTCCGTGCACGTGCACACTTGCTGTTGGAACTGGTGTGAAGCAAACAGTAAACTGTGATCAGCGTGAGTTCTTGATCTTTGTTTGGAACGTGAAtgtctgtctgaaaaaaaatttagttaATTTTACATTGGTTGGCTGCCTAATGTGTACTGTCTCTTGCAGTGATTCCCAAATGCTTCCTCATGAAGGCAGAAATGTACCGTGCAAAGAATAACCTGTCCACTAGATCGATTGGTGGGAAGCCAGTAGACACCGCATTTGTGGATAATGATGGGATCTATGACCCGGAGTGTGAGAATGATGGACGTTTCAAGGCTGTCCAGTGTAACAACACTGAAACGTGCTGGTGCGTCAACAGCGCTGGTGTCCGCCGAAGTGATAAAGGAGACAAGAACATAAAGTGTGAACCAGTGGAGACCTAGTGAGTGCCCGTCATTGTTGCTTTATTGTGGTCTTGCTGTTCTCTAACTTCACTGCTAAAGTGCTTTTGGTGTTTGCTACTGTGTAGTTTGCTGgaatgttgttctgtgttggtGTATGGTGGCTAAAAGCACACATCTTTTCTCCTTTAGCTGGGTCCGTCTTGAGATGAAACACAAACCTATTAACAACCGCCCGGATCTGGCACAACTGAAGACGTATGTCTTTTGAATTTTAGGTTTTGTTTAGTAGACTATTGTCGTTTGACAAATTCTTACTTtttccttactttttttttttttccccccccaagTGGGCTACAAAATATCCTTTCAAGCCGTTATGGACTGCAAGCACAATACATCTCAGAAGTTCAGGTAAGACCTTGGAGGTATTAATTGGGTATTAATTTTTGGGTTAAAGGCCTTCACTGTATCCATGATGGTTTCTTTGTATTTCAGTTTGATGCAGATGGACGTTTGATTGTTGTGGATCTCAAGAAGGACAAAGCGGACCGTACAGTAGACCTGTCCCGCATGTCTTACTACTTGGAGAAAGATGTAGGTTCTTTAGTCCCCACTTCAAATTCAGGCTTGTTTAATGAGTGCAATATATTGATCATGTTATTTGTTTACAGGTGAAAGTCCTGCCCCTGTTCAGAGAGCAGAATAAATTTTCAGTCGATGTTAATGGTAACCCTGTGGAAATGGAGAACATCCTGGTCTACTATGTAGATGAGAAGGCACCCACTTTCACGATGCAAAGGCTGACCGGCGGTGTGATTGCTGTGATTGTGGTTGTTATCCTGGTTGTGCTCGTTGGCCTCCTTGTTTTGGTCAGTAAAACGCCTTCCTTGTGGCTTACTTTAATATTTTGGGTTTAAGGTTCGGGTCTTTCCATTGTAAGACTTAACACTTTGTTCATGTGACTTTCCACAGTTTTTTGTCAGGAGACAGGAAAAGGCCAAGTACAGCAAGGCACAGGTGTGTTCACACTTAAGATTTGGTTCTTGATTTACTTGTGGTGGgtgggtttttttaaatataaaaaacaaaaacattcctTTGCTTATAACAGCCTTCCTGTTTGTTCCCTCTTGCTTTGCAGGCCAGGGAGATGGAGACCATGTCATAAAAGCTGCCATGGCTCTATAGCTGTTCTTAGTCTTTAAAGACTGGAGTCCTCCGCACTCGGATACTTGCTGTATATTAAATTTTTTgctggggtgttttttttccttttttaatatataGGAACAAGTGCCTGTTACATGCTCTATGCTGTTATGGTCAAAGCTATGTTTAAATGGACAGTCAAGTCTTTACCTCTCAATCAGGATCAAGGTGGAAATGTCTGCCTTGAATTAGATTTGTCTGAATATAGCCATGTCTAGTTTTTAAAATTCTCATTGAGCTAATATTTGGTTAAAATTAATACATATGTACAGTTTGTCACGTgtcattgtttttaataaacttttttttttgtctattagTTGTGTCTTCCATTGCTCATATGGGTTTGTCTTTTAAAACAGGGTCCAACTGGACTTAATCAGGCAGGGCTAGAAGTTAAAATCTGCAGGCTTTATAATATGTAGACTGACATTCAAATGCCAGTGCTTAGAAGAAGGCATAGGGTATCGTTAGGCAGTAACTTGGGCTTTGTAAAATGTTACATGGCAGTTCTTTAGTGGATTTCGGGCTTGGGTATAGACTGCATCTATCTACGCTTCAATAGATGCAGGAGTGTGTTTACAAGGAAGTGCTGTGGATGAAACCTCACAGATAATCTGGGGGATGGGTGAAGTTACTTCCCCCCCAGTCCTATAGATACAGTTTGTGTTGTGTGCTCTTGGGGACGCTGAAAGAACCGTTTTGTTGTGATATGGGCTTTTGCCTATAAATTTGGGGCGCtacccagtctttttctttataatattaaaagttAAGTCTTGTTTCAGACTGAAAGGAATGTCTAAAAAATCTCAATCAACTGTACAACTTGACCCAAGGCTTAATGTGATGCCTGAAAACCAGCATTACAAGTTCTATTCTCTTCCCTCTCTCACACTGACTGCTGTGTTATTTGAGCCCAATGGCTTTTAAAAACAACCTCTGTTCTCTAATTTTTTTCTACCGTAGTTCTCTGTAATTGGAAACCTTGGTGAGGGTGTCCATATCATGCCCACACTTGCATATTGCTTGTGACTACAACAGCCCTACATATGTCACTAATATACTTCCACCTGGGAAATGACTGAAAATGACCAAGGCAGAACATCAGTACTGGCCTTTACTGCTACTAGAAACCTGTATGGCATTGTTAGCTCACATGAGATTTTATTCCCATTGAGAATTTTTATGAAACAAAACTCTATATGTACAGTTTAGACACAGTTTTAAATTATCTGCAGTCTCTGCTTTTGCTATTATTCTTTCAACAAGGGATGAAAGTCCCAGTATAATAATGCTTTACCCAGAGCCCCCGGTTTCGTtgaaaacagacacacaaacacacacacttcatgaaTGCTCTTCCTGTTCAGGCAGTTGGGAAATGTGACTAGGTGCCACACCTGTTCTCATGGAGAAACCAGCATATTTAAAGCAGGTGGCTTAACTCTGCAGTGAAAATTTGTGGCTTTCTGTCTCACCAAACTCCTGATGTATGTTGTCTCACATACATGCTTTTTCTGACTCATATACTAGTTCAGCTGTTCTGTAAAGATACCATTCACTTACTAAAGTGTTTCGTGAATGGCCACTCAGGTactttattatttgtataatacTGCTTTCTGTTTTCCTACTGAAGATACATAAAATCACCTGAAAGTTATCTATCCAGAAAAAACCACACAGAGATCAGAGAAGGGTGCGTGATACCAGCACTCACTGGAATCAGGTTAGACTGGAGCAACCAGGTTCAGTGTGTTACACAGGACTTGTTGTGTCTTAATGCTAAACCAGGCTTCTCTCGCTGCCTTTCAGTATCAGTTGGGTGATGTATTTGATCTGAATGGGAAGTATGTGTTTAACTTTTAACAAGTTCTTGGATGGCTAACTCATCGGTAAAAATTAACTTGCCCTGTATAGTCTTAACAAACTTGCTATACTGAACATGCTCTGTAACCCTGATATAGTCTTTCCATGTATCCTAAAAACAATATACCTACAACCATCGCATGTCAGAGTGAGCTAACATCTTTGTAATATGAACTGCTGTAAGCAAATGTAAACAAACCATGTGCATCAAACGTGTCATCGAATCAACTCTGGCATTTTAAGTGATCAAATGTAATGAAACCgtcatttaaaatgattcaagtttccttgactaaacaaatagtCGTGGACTGACtctgtcctttttcttttccacgTCTTTTGTCTGtgctctatttttttaaaggcttttcCACAACACAGCCTGCATCGTTGAGTTTCAGGGGCTAGCTCAAACAGGTTTGGGTGGGTCACAGTTATATTCATGCCTGAAACAGATATGTCACTCTGTGTGTTTCCTTGGTAACCGGGGGAGGTTCAAagtaatcagccaatcagttgAGACACAGGCAAAAGTAGGTGGGACACTAGGGTTACAACAATGTCGCTGCTGAAGGTTAGGTGAAACCTGAGTGGCATATCGGAAATTTCTATTACTTTATCTTGGCAATCATGTGTCTCAGTTGGAAGTCTTTGACATAATACCTGAAAACAATTGTTTAGCATACTTCTAACTAAATTTACTACAGTAAAAAGAGGCACATACTATGCAGATGAGAGATAAGGCCAGAGGCAGCACCTCCACTCCTACTCCGGAATCACAACAATATAAAAACTAATAGAAGCAACTTCCATAgaagtacttttttaaataccaGTATGTAAATACTTCTACAGACATTTTACCAGGTTTTTTTCCATGACAACTTCTTCTATGTAAACATGTAAGGcctcattttcatcttttacaatataggaataaaaaaagaagctcAATTAACCTGTTTTATAACATAtatttaataacataataattaacataatatttatttaaatgtgtatacatAAGGGAACCCAGCAACAGATTCCCATTTCTACAATAAATAGACTCAAAATTAGactttaaacattacagtttctTTATAACTGCATGGCACAAAGGTGGCTTACAAACTTAATGCACAATGTTGCTACTTCCTATTTTTGTCCTTAAATCATTTCTTGTAGCTCAGAGCTCAATTTTCAGGTGGTGGTAAATAGTCTACCCCgccagaaaaaaaactttttgtagcTTGATCCATTCAGAAAGTACTCTTGTACCTTGCCGCATTCAATTTCTACACATTACTTTGTCAATCAAGCAGCTTTCATTTATAATCCAAATGAACCACTCTTTTATCTACCTGCTAATCCTCAGCATTCttggctttttctttttaagaatacCTGATCCACCTCCACAGAGtgccttatttttctttttcctgtctgTAACTTgtttgtttggaaaaaaatttgGAAGGAATGTAAACACTAGTCTACTTTGGAATATTCTTCCTTTTCCCGAACTACAATATGACTGTATTTCTGGAATAAACTGGTGTTAGTCATAGAATCCATGAACTGATTAGAATAACAAAAATTGTTGATCAACATGTACATAGTTTTCTTTGAAATGATATGATATTTAGTCTTGTTGTTCATTTTTGCAATGCTGGCTAGGGCATATAATCTAGAACGTCTGCAGATTAGTTGTACCTAATCATATTAGGACATACATGGCATGAGAAATACCTTTTAACATCCTTTTTACATGAGGCATGAAAAGAAAAGGGCATCTATTGTTCTCCATACATTCATGGATTCATATCAACAAAGGAAAGTCACAGCAAAATGCAAATCAGGTCCAAGTTCCTGTTCCCTAGAGCAGTTGTAATCCATTTTGAATATGAACCCATTCCTAGTGTCAAGATTATAGAGTATGTACCAGTATAAAGCACATCAGAGCAGTGTGGGGGCTTTGCTGGGTTTGCCACCGCCTGCAAGAGGGAATTTAGAGGTGTGTTGGTCTCCAGACTGACACTGGGCCAGCAGCAGGGCTGGGGCAGAGAGATGGTGTGCTGCTGACTTCTGTTGATGGGTGCTGTTAATGTAGCTGGCCATAAGGAGCGTCAGTTCCCGGATCTGAATGAACATACAAAGCACAGGAATGCAGACCTCAGAAAGCATGCATGCTTGTTTGTACAGCTATAAGAACCTCACATAAAGTTCAATTAGTAGACTAGGATAATATAAGTTTTGCAAATGTAAGTTTTGCTACAGTTTTCAATCTATGAAAATGTAATTCTACCGCTGGTATTATCTCTACCTTAAAAGTGCTCATGGCAAACAAATGCTTCTCAGTGGGCGTTTCCCTGGCTGTGTTGTTTCTGGAGCTCTGAGTCACCACCAGCATGAAGTCCTGACGACAACCTCCAAATGTTACAACGTTCTTATGGGAAAAGGACACTAGAAGTTTCTAAAAAGGTGAGAGAGCAGGAATGGCTTAGAGGGTTAAGCATTAGGTCATGTATTAGAAATCAACAGGAAGTTTAAGTGTAAGACTGCAGATATCTTCTCACCATGGACGTAAAGTCCAACACACTCAACCCATCCTCATGGACAGCTACCCACACACGTGTGCTCTGCAGTGAAGAGGGTGACCGGGGCTACAGGAAAAGAGAAATGCAAAGAGATAACAGAACAGCCCTCCTTTCTTGCATATACAGTTAGGGggaataagtattcagacactttcatttttgttatttaatacacaTCCAGCACATTTATATCCTCTCCAGATTTACATATAGAATGTATTTtgattttgtatgtgtgtatacgcatatataatatgtgtgtgtgtgtgtgtgtgtgtgtaaaggttacataaaattaaatcaagatTGAGATATAAATGCTGagatataagatataaaattatattgaataaaaacaaatgcgtctgaatacttatttcctcTCTATAGAATCTGTATAATTTACAATACTTCACTTTTTGTGTGCCATTAAAAGATGGTACACATACATCACAGAGCTCATAGGTAATACACCACTGcacacaaaaatatcatttaaaatgatatggGTGTGTGAAGAGTGAGCGTGTGCCAGTATTCAAAGCACAGCAGGAAAATACACCAGATTTGCATTTCGCTGTGACTTCCTAGTTTAGTTTGCTGCTAGTATGGATTCCATCAACacacactttatggccaaatgtttgtggacacatgatcatcacattcatatctgcactgcaaaaaatgacatcttggcgtgtgaaaatgtcttgaatatagtcaaatgtatgtAGTATTTCttataatattacagtaaaccatatataagattattaaacctatttctagacatttttactcatttcaagatttaaattttcttattctattcgcagaaaattttgcttctttctagaaataaatgcttaaaattagtacagttatctgccaatagaacaagactatttcaagcttgaaatgagtacaaCTATCtataaataggtttaataatcgtATATTTGGTTCAGTGTCATTTTATAATGAGGAATTCTAGACAGATTTGATTACATTCAAAGATttttccacttgctaagatgtcatatTTTCCAgtttgcttgttgaacatcccattccagatgtagtccccctttgctgttataataacctccacttttctaggaaggctttctactagattttaaaGCGTGACTGTAGGCATtcgtgctcattcagccacaagagcattattgaggtcaggcactcatgtagggtgaggaggcctggcacgcAGTTGGTGTTCCAAATCATTcgaaaggtgttcagtggggttgaggtcagggctctgtgcagatcaGTTCAGTTTTTCCACACTAACCTcagcaaatcatgtcttcatggagctttgtgcacaggggcattgtcatgctggaacaagtttgggcctcttagttctagtgaagggaaactgtaatgctacagcatacagagacatcatatacaattgtgtgcttccaactttgtggcaacagtttggataAGAACTACATacgggtgtgaaggtcaggtgctCACCAAAATTTGGCCAAATAGTTTAGATTAAATGCAATGGCTCTCTAAAAAGTTAACCCCCCCTTGCTCTACAAGATGAATACATTCTTCATGTTCCATATTTGTGATGAACTGCAGTAATTACACATTGATTAGACTCATGTTCCCATTCTAATGTCTGTCATTTTAGTGAGGTTCAGTAAAAAGAGAGCCTTAGAATAGCAACAGAGAGTTTTCagaaatttagttttttttttatcactacTTTAATGAAGTCAAAAAAAGCATGCACTTGCACCTCAGCTTCAAACAGCTTGGCTCCAAAAAAGGGCCACTTGCGGGCCACAGTCAGATAGATCCGCACACACTCGGAGGTGCAGCGCCCCCTCAGTGACGCCCAGCGAGCCGAGATCCTTTCGCTTAACTGCCTGGTAAGATAAGATGAAGGGAACGGAGACCAGTGtgagtataaaaatatttataaatatgtataacatttatttaaatacatttacttataatatataaaatacctAAAAATGTGCAAACATTACAGGGGAACGCCTTAAAAGAAtccaaatctgtgatttttaataaGGTTAATTTTGGTTAAGTGACCAACCAACATGCATGCATAAAGTATGAATGATGATCTGGTGATCTCCCAGTGTCTgtctatacatatacatacacacacacagtatacttCACCAAGGTTTCTCCCCTTCTGGTGCTTGTAATGGTCCTAATCTTGAGTAATGCTTGCCTAAGCCATACGCTCATTACACAGCTGTTACAGAGCctatgcatttacatttaaaaggtCTCTATAAGTCTGAGCAAAGTAGCAAGTGAAAGGTAAACTATAGAGCGAAAGTTAAAATAGCCAGTGCAGACTACTTTCTATAATTATGTACTGTAGGGTCTGTGTATAGTTCTAGTTTggtattattatacattttcatatttcacactAAAGACACTAAGCTAGCTATCCCTTAATATTTGCTATTCTCTGTGGTTATGTGGctaaattacagtacagtgtattTGCTAGAACTGTTGTAATACAGTGATactttcatgttgtttttttgggaCCCAGCGCTCTGATGTGGTTACAGGTGTTTACCTCAGCTGCTCCTCTGAGCAGGTTCGTCTATAGTGCTTTGGGTAGAAGCGCTCCAGAACCTGCTTTAGAGTTTGCGTAGATTTGGCCTGTCCAGAGCCAGAGCCGGCTGCACTTGGGAATGGACGCTCAAAGTCTCCAAACTCCACCTGAAGGGGACATGAAAGACTTACAGTAAGAGGGATGACTTACTGAGTCTAAACAGGGCTGGGAAGGATTTTAGCAAACTGGAGGATATACTAAATATCCACTTCTCCATGGTGCAATATCCAAGAGCAGCTTCAGCTACAGACTCGAGGAATTACTGCTGAAGACCTCTGTCAACTGCCATGTTGTTTTCCTCtatattgtgtatatgtgtaaatatgtggATTTTgtctaaatatgtaaatattcatttattgtatataatgtcagtgttttatgCTACAATTTACAACCAGAATTTACTACAGTCCATGTATCTATCCACATACATCCAAGCTTTTGCTTAATCTGCAACACACCTGAGCGAGCAGAGCAGACATCTCTAGGGCAAGTTCTTTGTTTACAGGGAAATGACCTGCTGCAATCTCCTCATTAGTCTGATAGGCCAAGAGCAGGcgctctctctcagtctctcctctCAGCTGCTGAGAGAAGTACagcctgaaaagaaaaagataatgTGCGCATGAGAGAAGGACAGCTAGTGAGGGGGTGGAGAGTGATACAGAGAGTCATGGTGTATGTCGTCATATTCTGCTAATATCTCTTTGAGCTGTGGGTTTTCCCCTACCTGTTTTTGTAGGTGAGTTTCACAGTCCTGGTGTTCTCAGATTTGCCTGTGTGTAATTCCTTACAGGCCTGCTCCCATTTAGCTATAATGTCACAAATCTGTAGAAGAGGACACAAAACTGTAAGATAACAGAAAGACATATAGTGTCGTTGATATTAATTCGTCTCATTCTAAGTGTTTTGATCCATTTTATTATGTGGACCTGTTCAGACAAGGCATTAACATCCATTTTTGAtctgatcacaagtggacaAGATCAAGTGCAGGTGTGAACAGGGTCAAATGTGTCACTCAAACCACTTACCAAAGTAATCAGAACCAAAAACCTTTCTCAATGAAAAgcattacttatttattagtACTATTATATAATACTGTGATTAGGTGTTTGAATAAACAACTAGGCAAAGAAAATCACAGGAAAGTAATCATAATTTTATCATGAATTTTAATTGgtcagatgtgtgtttttttttttaaatttatccagAGTATTATGCAATCTTCAAATAtacacataatttttttaaatttacgtATTCTGAACAATTAGGCTCAAACCCAAACTACAATTTCTGTCTGCATAGGGCATaataaagtacactatatgcTTAATAGAAAGGATTCAGGGTTCACAGAAAGTAATGTAGCAGAAAGAAAATAGCTGAAtatatcaaatttaaaaaaatgtgcctTTAGAAACAACtcttacaaatatttatttaaaaagtttttc
This sequence is a window from Pangasianodon hypophthalmus isolate fPanHyp1 chromosome 3, fPanHyp1.pri, whole genome shotgun sequence. Protein-coding genes within it:
- the epcam gene encoding epithelial cell adhesion molecule isoform X2, translated to MKDIIVLCLLAFVAGASAQCSCRTMKWATCDGTPCTCTLAVGTGVKQTVNCDQLIPKCFLMKAEMYRAKNNLSTRSIGGKPVDTAFVDNDGIYDPECENDGRFKAVQCNNTETCWCVNSAGVRRSDKGDKNIKCEPVETYWVRLEMKHKPINNRPDLAQLKTGLQNILSSRYGLQAQYISEVQFDADGRLIVVDLKKDKADRTVDLSRMSYYLEKDVKVLPLFREQNKFSVDVNGNPVEMENILVYYVDEKAPTFTMQRLTGGVIAVIVVVILVVLVGLLVLFFVRRQEKAKYSKAQAREMETMS
- the epcam gene encoding epithelial cell adhesion molecule isoform X1, with product MLVQRNKLTSKMKDIIVLCLLAFVAGASAQCSCRTMKWATCDGTPCTCTLAVGTGVKQTVNCDQLIPKCFLMKAEMYRAKNNLSTRSIGGKPVDTAFVDNDGIYDPECENDGRFKAVQCNNTETCWCVNSAGVRRSDKGDKNIKCEPVETYWVRLEMKHKPINNRPDLAQLKTGLQNILSSRYGLQAQYISEVQFDADGRLIVVDLKKDKADRTVDLSRMSYYLEKDVKVLPLFREQNKFSVDVNGNPVEMENILVYYVDEKAPTFTMQRLTGGVIAVIVVVILVVLVGLLVLFFVRRQEKAKYSKAQAREMETMS